A window of the Desulfobacula toluolica Tol2 genome harbors these coding sequences:
- a CDS encoding SDR family oxidoreductase: protein MIIFTFQRAEHEVLWLSGINKGENIPAGRLGKPEEVAAAVVFLCSKDAGYITGQVIGINGGVL from the coding sequence ATAATTATTTTCACTTTTCAAAGAGCAGAACATGAAGTTTTATGGTTAAGCGGGATAAATAAAGGAGAAAACATACCTGCCGGCAGACTTGGCAAACCCGAAGAAGTTGCCGCCGCAGTTGTTTTTTTATGTTCAAAAGACGCCGGATATATTACCGGCCAGGTGATAGGTATCAATGGAGGCGTGCTGTAA
- a CDS encoding PAS domain-containing sensor histidine kinase yields the protein MADHTPKLLDALDAFEEGIYIINEDYTVEYMNKFMKELFGDGVGKKCHEVLIGSGIPCTWCKYTEIFDQNETHHSEVHIESVDKIFALSELPVTNQDGTKSKLSIYRDITHSVRQEEKLKSSEESYQRLFKHVGCGVFISSREGRFLDVNPALLKMLGYTDKEEFLLLDLARDVYLTPGDRQKYTQIIEKTGHVVDYELKWRRRDGNIIHILLTSTVRYDANGESLGYEGIVVDQTRRKKHEDQIKKAHDFLDKIISCSPNAIMAMDLRGVIRLWNKSAEDIFGFKAAQVVKKMTIQQIFSKKLAKTVMEMMRSENYGGKGKLNSYPLNFERDDGELVEGNLSAGIIYDEKGNEWATVGLFVDLKERLKTERELSAARQHLLQSEKLAAMGRLTSQIAHELNNPLFGIMNTLELMKTEISPQNKRRKLLDMSLSEIERLADMLKKMLSFSKPDQDKRIKIDINVVLDELLLLYEKRFRESGIKLKLDLVRDSEEILASRDQLRQVFINLFSNSMYAMPDGGTLEISTKIISDNLYVSVKDTGTGIKPEHIEKVFHSFFTTKKQNVQGVGLGLSVCYGFIKDHGGDIVVESEEGKWTKFTIMLPLAGK from the coding sequence ATGGCTGATCACACTCCAAAGCTCCTGGATGCACTGGATGCATTTGAGGAAGGTATTTATATCATCAATGAAGATTATACCGTGGAATACATGAATAAATTCATGAAAGAGTTGTTTGGGGACGGGGTAGGCAAAAAATGCCATGAGGTGCTGATCGGATCTGGCATCCCTTGCACCTGGTGTAAATATACTGAAATATTTGACCAAAATGAAACCCATCACAGCGAGGTGCATATTGAATCGGTTGATAAAATATTTGCCCTGTCTGAACTTCCTGTAACCAACCAGGACGGAACCAAATCCAAGTTGTCCATATACCGGGATATTACTCACAGTGTTCGGCAGGAGGAAAAACTCAAATCCTCCGAGGAAAGTTATCAGCGGCTGTTTAAACATGTGGGGTGTGGCGTGTTTATCAGCAGCCGGGAGGGGCGGTTCCTTGATGTTAATCCTGCTTTGTTGAAAATGCTCGGTTATACGGACAAGGAAGAGTTTCTTTTGCTTGATCTTGCAAGGGACGTTTATTTGACGCCCGGAGACAGACAAAAATATACACAGATAATAGAAAAAACAGGCCATGTTGTTGATTACGAGTTAAAATGGCGGCGGCGGGACGGGAATATTATCCATATTCTGTTAACCAGCACTGTCCGTTATGATGCCAATGGGGAAAGTCTTGGCTATGAAGGCATTGTCGTGGATCAGACCCGGAGAAAAAAACACGAGGACCAGATCAAAAAAGCCCATGATTTTTTGGATAAGATCATTTCGTGTTCTCCCAACGCCATTATGGCAATGGACTTGAGAGGAGTGATCCGGCTGTGGAATAAGAGTGCAGAAGATATCTTCGGGTTTAAGGCTGCCCAGGTGGTTAAAAAAATGACCATTCAGCAGATTTTTTCAAAAAAACTGGCTAAAACGGTTATGGAAATGATGCGCAGCGAAAATTATGGGGGCAAAGGAAAACTGAACTCCTATCCATTGAATTTTGAACGCGATGACGGCGAATTGGTTGAAGGAAATCTTTCTGCAGGCATTATTTATGATGAAAAAGGCAATGAATGGGCAACGGTCGGGCTGTTTGTGGATTTAAAGGAGCGGCTTAAAACAGAAAGAGAACTCAGTGCGGCAAGACAGCACCTGCTTCAGTCGGAAAAACTGGCTGCCATGGGTCGGCTCACCTCCCAGATCGCACACGAACTGAACAATCCGCTGTTTGGCATCATGAACACCCTGGAGTTGATGAAAACCGAGATTTCACCTCAAAATAAGCGAAGAAAACTTCTGGACATGTCGTTGTCGGAAATTGAACGGCTGGCGGATATGCTCAAAAAAATGCTGTCGTTTTCAAAACCGGATCAGGACAAACGCATTAAGATTGATATTAATGTTGTGCTTGATGAGCTGCTGTTGCTTTACGAAAAACGGTTCAGGGAAAGCGGCATAAAATTAAAACTTGATCTTGTTCGTGATTCGGAGGAAATCCTGGCCTCAAGGGATCAATTGCGCCAGGTTTTTATCAACCTGTTCTCCAATTCCATGTATGCCATGCCTGACGGCGGTACGCTTGAAATATCTACAAAAATTATTTCAGACAATCTTTATGTAAGTGTCAAGGACACTGGAACCGGAATCAAGCCCGAACATATTGAAAAGGTGTTTCATTCTTTTTTTACAACCAAGAAACAGAATGTTCAGGGCGTGGGGCTGGGCCTTTCCGTCTGCTATGGGTTTATCAAGGATCATGGTGGAGATATTGTTGTTGAATCTGAAGAGGGAAAATGGACAAAGTTTACCATTATGCTTCCCCTTGCCGGCAAATAG
- a CDS encoding response regulator, whose product MEDTLTVFTASKYCNVSSKTIINWVEAGHIKAYRTVGGHRRIKKSDLEAFMQSQGIPIPEAKEGGSGKKILVVDDDMIIVESIVQALEEDEFDYEVISASDGFEAGLQVNHFHPDLLILDIMMPDIKGYDVCKKIKANEKTKHTKIIVLSAYLDDDKFARMKEYGADVCFSKPLPLPKLKKEVAKLLGLTAEGGRS is encoded by the coding sequence ATGGAAGACACGTTGACTGTATTCACTGCAAGCAAATACTGCAATGTTTCGTCTAAGACCATCATCAACTGGGTGGAAGCCGGTCATATTAAGGCGTATCGCACTGTTGGCGGACATCGCAGGATCAAAAAATCTGATCTTGAAGCGTTTATGCAAAGCCAGGGAATTCCCATTCCTGAGGCGAAAGAAGGCGGCTCCGGAAAAAAGATTCTTGTTGTGGATGACGATATGATCATTGTAGAGTCAATCGTACAGGCATTGGAAGAAGATGAATTTGACTATGAAGTTATTTCAGCCTCGGACGGTTTTGAAGCCGGGCTTCAAGTCAATCATTTTCATCCGGATCTGTTGATTCTGGACATTATGATGCCGGATATCAAAGGCTATGATGTCTGTAAAAAGATCAAGGCAAACGAAAAAACAAAACATACCAAGATTATCGTGTTATCAGCATACCTGGATGACGATAAATTTGCCCGTATGAAAGAGTATGGTGCTGATGTTTGTTTTTCAAAGCCGTTGCCCCTGCCCAAGCTCAAAAAAGAAGTGGCTAAATTGCTTGGATTAACAGCTGAAGGAGGCAGATCATGA
- a CDS encoding methylenetetrahydrofolate reductase has translation MNLKESLEKKRFVVTSEVQVPLGDEESEGLVESLGRVKGRVDGLSIAEIELEGVVSDTIKTCGLLKENNLNAIYQTTTRDKNRFQLQKDLTLAHETGVDNLLVFTEDYRISGDTLQESMFFHVDSGKLGSVLNHLKQGVTIEGKELESKVEFSLGSGIETPWGKSMPKRGMEEMEDMMNVGAGYFLTTPIFDIDQFAKFMKQVEPFRVPVIAEVMILRTAGMGKFLNRHFKSGLVPEWVIQKLMNATNKKKASMELFADTVKSLKDICQGVHIVTLGGVDNLVQYLNAAKLR, from the coding sequence ATGAATTTAAAAGAATCATTAGAAAAAAAGAGATTTGTCGTGACATCCGAAGTACAGGTTCCCCTCGGTGATGAAGAATCCGAGGGGCTGGTTGAAAGCCTTGGACGGGTAAAAGGCCGCGTGGACGGTTTGTCAATCGCTGAAATAGAACTTGAAGGTGTTGTAAGCGACACCATTAAAACCTGCGGTCTGTTAAAAGAGAACAACCTGAATGCAATTTATCAAACCACCACAAGAGATAAAAACCGGTTTCAGTTGCAAAAGGATTTGACACTGGCCCATGAAACAGGTGTTGACAATCTTCTGGTGTTTACCGAAGACTACAGGATTTCCGGGGATACACTTCAGGAATCCATGTTCTTTCATGTTGATTCCGGCAAACTGGGATCAGTCCTGAATCACTTGAAACAAGGGGTGACCATTGAAGGAAAAGAGCTTGAGAGTAAAGTTGAATTTTCCCTTGGCTCCGGGATTGAAACCCCCTGGGGAAAAAGCATGCCAAAACGCGGCATGGAGGAAATGGAAGATATGATGAATGTGGGGGCGGGATATTTTTTGACAACGCCTATTTTTGATATTGATCAGTTTGCAAAGTTCATGAAGCAGGTTGAGCCTTTTAGAGTTCCGGTTATTGCCGAAGTCATGATTCTAAGAACAGCAGGAATGGGAAAATTTTTGAATCGCCATTTTAAATCCGGACTTGTGCCTGAATGGGTTATCCAAAAGCTGATGAATGCAACAAACAAAAAAAAGGCAAGTATGGAGCTTTTCGCCGACACGGTTAAAAGTTTGAAAGATATCTGCCAGGGGGTTCATATTGTAACTCTTGGGGGGGTTGATAACCTGGTGCAGTATTTGAATGCTGCCAAATTAAGATAA
- a CDS encoding (Fe-S)-binding protein codes for MAEAIKIDELDIELKDAVLEKVPDANFDLCLTCGTCTGGCAASELFDMDPRKLIRMLNLGMDDEILKSDWKWVCSMCARCVAACPMNINIPALVYNIRNMVPREKRPKGILGSCDQHIKTGSAMGAKKDDFEFTVLDVADEIREDHPGFEDLQVSVDREGAAMVLNQNSREPVTEPEEMGPLWKILHTVGADWTYPSVMWAGENYCMFMADNEGWKYIIEEFVHHVDNNLKSPLVVNTEUGHSYFAILEGLRRFNIPHKFKLVTIIELYAQWIREGKLKVNSDWNKEIGAKFTVQDPCNIGRKTGSNKIVDDLRFVIKTVVGEQNFIDTVPNRENNYCCGGGGGALQAGFPDQRRAYGRTKFNQLAATGATYVIAPCHNCHGQIEDIGEQFGGNYHVVHLWTIICLAMGVLADTERTYLGPDLAGVGL; via the coding sequence ATGGCAGAGGCAATTAAGATTGATGAACTGGACATTGAACTTAAAGATGCCGTCCTGGAAAAGGTGCCGGACGCAAATTTTGATCTTTGTCTGACGTGCGGAACCTGTACCGGGGGGTGTGCAGCCTCGGAACTGTTTGATATGGACCCCAGAAAACTTATTCGGATGCTGAATCTGGGCATGGACGATGAAATTCTCAAAAGCGACTGGAAATGGGTGTGCAGCATGTGCGCACGATGCGTGGCAGCCTGTCCCATGAACATCAATATTCCGGCCCTGGTTTATAATATTCGCAATATGGTTCCACGGGAAAAACGGCCCAAGGGGATTCTCGGGTCTTGTGACCAGCATATCAAGACAGGCAGTGCCATGGGCGCGAAAAAGGATGATTTTGAATTCACTGTGCTGGATGTAGCTGATGAGATAAGAGAAGACCATCCCGGGTTTGAGGATCTTCAGGTGTCTGTGGACCGGGAAGGCGCGGCAATGGTTTTGAACCAGAACTCAAGAGAACCTGTGACCGAACCCGAGGAAATGGGGCCGTTATGGAAAATTCTTCACACTGTGGGTGCTGACTGGACCTATCCTTCGGTGATGTGGGCCGGAGAAAATTATTGCATGTTCATGGCTGATAATGAGGGATGGAAATATATTATCGAGGAATTTGTTCATCATGTGGACAATAACTTGAAAAGCCCCCTTGTGGTCAATACAGAGTGAGGTCACTCATATTTTGCGATCCTGGAAGGATTGCGAAGATTTAACATTCCCCATAAGTTTAAACTTGTTACGATTATTGAACTCTACGCACAGTGGATCAGGGAAGGCAAACTCAAGGTAAATTCAGACTGGAATAAAGAGATCGGCGCTAAATTTACAGTGCAGGACCCCTGCAATATCGGACGAAAAACCGGGTCAAATAAAATTGTGGATGATTTGCGGTTTGTCATTAAAACCGTTGTGGGTGAGCAAAATTTTATTGATACGGTTCCCAACCGGGAGAACAACTATTGCTGCGGCGGCGGCGGTGGTGCTTTGCAGGCTGGATTTCCCGATCAGAGAAGGGCCTACGGCAGAACCAAATTCAATCAGCTTGCGGCAACCGGTGCAACTTATGTGATCGCACCCTGTCACAATTGTCACGGCCAGATTGAAGATATTGGCGAGCAATTTGGCGGCAATTATCATGTGGTTCATTTGTGGACTATCATTTGCCTTGCCATGGGGGTGCTTGCCGATACGGAACGAACCTATCTTGGGCCGGATCTGGCCGGCGTGGGACTATAA
- a CDS encoding NAD(P)-binding protein has product MAEKGRGSVMVVGAGIAGIQASLDLADSGYFVYLADKNTAIGGTMAQLDKTFPTNDCSMCIISPKLVEAGRHLNIKLLTMTEIDGVTGVEGDFTITLKEKPRFIDLEKCTACGECSAVCPVELPSRFDEELGNRKAAFKLYPQAMPSGYAIEKKDKAPCRLTCPAGLNVQGYVQMVKQGKYRESLEIIMEQLPLPGVLGRICPHECEDACRRCQVDEPVAIRDLKRLAADSFDPRDVKIECALRIGKKVAVIGSGPAGLSAGYHLARKGVDVTIFEALPEAGGMLRVGIPDHRLPREVLDKDIEVVTNLGVDIKFNVCLGRDFTVDSLMADGFDAVFLGLGAHKGIALGIPGEGFDGVRQGVDFLRELNLSGKTRVGKQVAIVGGGNVAIDVARSAVRLGAKEVTILYRRTRKEMPAWEEEIRAAEEEGVDIVYLAAPQKLMEENGKLAAVRVIKMELGEPDASGRRRPIPVPGSEYDIEIDQLICAIGQRPDLTALKDMAGVNITKWDTTRVNPLTLATDREGVFAGGDLQTGPSVAIAAVAAGMEAAESIFRYLQGLDMEEGRQLPVVENPKFQPIAEDMKTENRYKMPELALEDRAGNFNEVELGLGEAEGRKEAARCLNCGYCSECMQCVDACLANAVDHSMTGRTHTINVGAVILSPGFTPFEPTQMTSYCYGHSPNVMTSLEFERILSASGPYGGHLVRPSDNEEPRKIAWLQCVGSRDINKGDHSYCSGVCCMYANKQAVIAKEHSGKNLDTAIFFMDMRTHGKEFDKYNMRAQDDSGVRFIRSRIHSVFPEPGDFYRIVYSSEAGHMVEEIFDMVVLSIGLSPNKDAQRLADKMGIELNHHGFARTDNLSPVCTSKKGIYVCGTFQEPKDIPACVMEASAAAASASMALQDARWSQTRTKELPPESDFSGQAPRIGVFVCNCGINIGGIADVPAVRDYAATLPHVVHVEDNLFTCSQDSQDHMKQVIQEHDLNRVVVASCSPRTHEPLFQETIRDAGLNKYLFEMANIRDQNTWVHMNDPDKATQKAKDLVRMAVAKAAFVEPLHQVALEIKKSLLVVGGGVAGMEAALCAAGQGVDVHLVEKTAVLGGVARNLNATWKGENIPDYLESLIAKTHASEAIHLYLDSQIESFTGSMGNFITIVKNNETGQQSSIEHGAAVLATGGKEYKPHEYLYGEHPDVLTHLDMDAALREKDSRIEKAKSVVFIQCVGSRNEQNPYCSKVCCTHSLKSAIALKEMDRRKKVYVIYRDLRSYGFREDLYQTARGLGILFIRYDLEKMPVLRENANKLLELSVIDHILQMPVTIHPDLVVLASGVVPGDNKNLFEKLKVPTNAEGFLVEAHAKLRPVDFASDGLFVAGLAHYPKPVEESIAQARAAVARAMTILSRDSLMVGGVVARVTPEKCAVCLTCVRTCPYGIPYIHEDGYAQIDASECHGCGACVAECPGKAIRLDHFTDQQIMAKTDALFEDA; this is encoded by the coding sequence ATGGCCGAAAAAGGTAGAGGGTCGGTAATGGTTGTGGGTGCCGGCATTGCAGGTATCCAGGCGTCACTGGATCTGGCGGATTCGGGATATTTTGTATACCTTGCGGATAAAAACACAGCCATCGGCGGAACAATGGCGCAACTGGATAAAACCTTTCCCACCAATGACTGCTCCATGTGCATTATTTCGCCAAAACTGGTTGAAGCAGGCAGACACCTGAACATAAAATTGTTAACCATGACCGAGATTGATGGAGTTACCGGCGTTGAAGGGGATTTTACAATAACATTAAAGGAAAAACCGCGATTTATTGACCTGGAAAAATGCACGGCCTGCGGGGAATGTTCCGCTGTCTGCCCGGTGGAGCTTCCCAGCCGGTTTGACGAGGAGCTGGGAAACCGCAAGGCCGCGTTTAAACTGTATCCCCAGGCCATGCCGTCGGGTTATGCCATTGAGAAAAAAGACAAGGCCCCCTGTCGTCTGACATGTCCTGCCGGGCTGAATGTTCAAGGATATGTCCAGATGGTCAAGCAGGGTAAGTACAGAGAATCATTGGAAATCATCATGGAACAGCTTCCCCTGCCCGGAGTGCTGGGTCGTATCTGTCCTCATGAATGCGAGGATGCCTGCCGAAGGTGCCAGGTGGATGAGCCAGTGGCCATCCGGGATTTGAAACGGCTTGCAGCAGACAGTTTTGATCCAAGGGATGTGAAGATTGAGTGTGCGCTCAGGATCGGCAAAAAAGTGGCTGTCATCGGTTCCGGCCCGGCTGGTTTGTCAGCAGGATATCATTTGGCCAGAAAAGGGGTGGATGTAACCATATTTGAAGCATTGCCCGAGGCCGGAGGTATGCTGAGGGTGGGCATTCCCGACCATCGCCTGCCCCGGGAGGTACTGGACAAAGATATTGAAGTGGTCACCAACCTGGGTGTTGACATTAAATTTAATGTCTGTCTTGGCAGGGATTTTACCGTGGACAGCCTTATGGCGGATGGTTTTGATGCGGTTTTCCTCGGTCTGGGCGCCCATAAGGGAATTGCCCTGGGCATTCCAGGAGAAGGATTTGACGGGGTGAGGCAGGGCGTGGATTTTCTGCGGGAACTCAACCTGTCCGGGAAAACCAGGGTGGGCAAGCAAGTGGCGATTGTCGGCGGCGGCAATGTGGCCATTGACGTGGCCAGGTCTGCGGTCAGGCTGGGGGCAAAAGAGGTCACCATCCTCTATCGCAGAACCAGAAAAGAGATGCCGGCCTGGGAAGAGGAGATCCGGGCTGCAGAAGAGGAAGGCGTTGATATCGTCTATCTTGCCGCCCCTCAGAAGCTCATGGAAGAAAACGGGAAACTGGCTGCTGTGCGGGTGATCAAAATGGAACTGGGCGAACCTGATGCCTCGGGCAGAAGACGTCCCATCCCTGTGCCGGGCAGTGAATACGATATTGAAATTGATCAGCTTATTTGCGCAATCGGTCAGCGCCCGGATCTTACCGCCCTGAAAGATATGGCAGGTGTGAACATCACCAAATGGGACACCACCCGGGTGAATCCGTTGACCCTTGCCACGGACCGGGAAGGGGTGTTTGCGGGCGGGGATCTTCAGACAGGTCCCAGTGTCGCCATTGCAGCCGTGGCAGCCGGTATGGAGGCGGCTGAATCCATTTTCCGGTATCTTCAAGGATTGGATATGGAAGAGGGAAGACAACTGCCAGTGGTTGAAAATCCAAAGTTCCAGCCGATTGCAGAAGATATGAAAACTGAAAACCGTTATAAAATGCCTGAACTTGCCCTGGAAGACCGGGCCGGTAATTTTAATGAGGTGGAGCTGGGATTAGGTGAGGCAGAAGGCAGAAAAGAGGCGGCAAGATGCCTGAACTGCGGATATTGTTCCGAATGCATGCAGTGCGTGGATGCCTGCCTTGCCAATGCAGTGGATCATTCCATGACCGGCAGAACCCACACCATCAACGTGGGGGCGGTTATTCTTTCTCCCGGGTTTACCCCTTTTGAACCAACGCAGATGACCTCCTATTGTTACGGCCACAGCCCCAATGTCATGACCAGCCTGGAGTTTGAAAGAATTTTGTCGGCTTCCGGGCCATATGGCGGTCACCTGGTCCGGCCCTCAGACAATGAGGAACCCAGAAAGATCGCCTGGCTTCAGTGCGTGGGATCAAGGGATATCAATAAAGGTGATCATTCATATTGTTCGGGAGTCTGCTGCATGTATGCCAACAAACAGGCGGTGATTGCCAAGGAACACAGTGGCAAAAATCTTGATACTGCAATTTTTTTCATGGATATGAGAACCCATGGAAAAGAGTTTGACAAGTATAATATGAGAGCCCAGGATGACAGCGGGGTCCGGTTTATTCGGTCAAGAATTCATTCCGTATTTCCCGAACCCGGAGATTTCTACAGGATTGTGTACTCTTCTGAGGCCGGTCACATGGTTGAGGAAATTTTTGACATGGTGGTGCTGTCCATAGGGCTTTCACCCAATAAGGACGCCCAAAGATTGGCGGATAAAATGGGCATTGAACTGAATCATCACGGGTTTGCCCGTACTGATAACCTGTCGCCTGTGTGTACCAGCAAAAAAGGGATCTATGTGTGCGGCACTTTCCAGGAGCCCAAGGATATTCCCGCTTGTGTTATGGAAGCTTCGGCGGCTGCGGCCAGTGCATCCATGGCCTTACAGGATGCCAGGTGGAGCCAGACCAGAACCAAAGAACTGCCGCCGGAGAGCGATTTTTCAGGGCAGGCTCCCCGCATCGGTGTGTTTGTGTGTAACTGCGGCATCAATATCGGCGGTATTGCCGATGTTCCGGCAGTCAGGGATTATGCGGCAACATTGCCCCATGTCGTCCATGTGGAGGACAATTTGTTTACCTGTTCCCAGGATTCCCAGGATCACATGAAACAGGTGATTCAAGAGCATGATCTTAACCGGGTGGTGGTGGCATCCTGTTCACCCCGAACCCATGAACCATTGTTCCAGGAGACCATAAGGGATGCAGGCCTGAACAAATATCTGTTTGAGATGGCTAATATTCGGGATCAAAATACCTGGGTTCACATGAACGACCCGGATAAAGCCACTCAAAAAGCCAAGGACCTGGTTCGAATGGCCGTGGCCAAAGCCGCATTTGTAGAACCCTTGCACCAGGTGGCCCTGGAGATTAAAAAATCTTTGCTTGTGGTGGGCGGCGGCGTGGCTGGTATGGAAGCAGCTCTTTGTGCAGCAGGCCAGGGGGTTGACGTTCATCTGGTGGAAAAAACAGCAGTTCTGGGGGGTGTTGCCAGGAATCTGAATGCCACCTGGAAAGGGGAAAATATCCCTGATTATCTTGAAAGCCTGATTGCCAAAACCCATGCAAGTGAAGCTATTCATCTGTATCTGGATTCTCAAATAGAATCCTTTACAGGCTCCATGGGCAATTTTATCACCATCGTTAAAAACAATGAAACCGGACAGCAAAGCAGCATTGAACATGGGGCCGCCGTTCTTGCCACCGGCGGAAAAGAATACAAGCCCCATGAATATCTTTACGGCGAACACCCCGATGTCCTGACTCATCTGGATATGGATGCGGCATTGCGGGAAAAGGACTCTCGAATTGAAAAGGCAAAGTCTGTTGTGTTTATCCAGTGTGTAGGCTCCAGAAATGAGCAGAACCCTTATTGCAGCAAGGTTTGCTGCACCCATAGCCTGAAAAGTGCCATTGCCTTAAAAGAAATGGACAGGCGAAAAAAAGTTTATGTTATTTACCGGGATCTTCGCTCTTATGGTTTCAGAGAAGACCTGTACCAGACAGCACGGGGCCTGGGCATTTTGTTTATCCGGTATGATCTGGAAAAAATGCCGGTCTTGAGGGAAAATGCCAATAAACTGCTGGAATTGTCCGTGATTGATCATATCCTGCAGATGCCGGTGACCATTCATCCCGACCTGGTGGTTCTGGCTTCGGGGGTTGTGCCGGGGGACAACAAGAATTTGTTTGAAAAATTAAAAGTGCCGACAAACGCTGAAGGGTTCCTGGTGGAGGCCCATGCCAAGCTGCGGCCCGTGGATTTCGCATCGGACGGGTTGTTTGTGGCGGGCCTTGCCCATTATCCCAAACCTGTTGAAGAGAGTATTGCCCAGGCAAGGGCGGCGGTTGCCAGGGCCATGACCATTCTTTCCAGGGACTCGTTGATGGTGGGCGGTGTGGTGGCCAGGGTGACTCCTGAAAAATGTGCGGTCTGCCTGACCTGTGTGAGGACCTGTCCCTATGGTATTCCTTATATCCATGAGGACGGATATGCTCAGATTGATGCTTCCGAGTGTCATGGATGCGGGGCTTGTGTGGCGGAGTGTCCGGGCAAGGCAATCCGGCTGGATCATTTTACGGATCAGCAGATAATGGCAAAGACGGATGCGCTTTTTGAAGATGCATAA
- a CDS encoding hydrogenase iron-sulfur subunit — translation MTREFEPRIIAFCCQYUAYAAGDLAGSMRLSYPADVKIIQVPCTGRVDILHLLNAIEDGADGVYVAGCLEGECHFKEGNFKARKKVEYVQRTLTELGIEPERVRMYNLSSAQGARFAEIANEMVACIRELGPSPVKKHHAA, via the coding sequence ATGACCCGGGAATTTGAACCCAGGATAATCGCATTCTGCTGCCAGTATTGAGCTTATGCAGCCGGGGACCTGGCAGGTTCCATGAGACTGTCCTATCCAGCAGACGTTAAAATTATTCAGGTGCCCTGCACGGGACGGGTGGACATTCTTCACCTGCTGAATGCCATTGAAGACGGAGCGGACGGGGTTTATGTGGCGGGATGCCTTGAAGGAGAGTGCCATTTTAAAGAGGGCAATTTTAAGGCCCGAAAAAAAGTGGAATATGTTCAACGGACATTGACGGAGCTTGGCATTGAGCCTGAACGGGTGCGGATGTACAATCTTTCGTCGGCCCAGGGTGCGAGATTTGCCGAGATTGCCAATGAGATGGTGGCCTGCATCAGGGAGTTGGGGCCAAGTCCGGTGAAAAAACACCATGCAGCGTGA
- a CDS encoding methylenetetrahydrofolate reductase C-terminal domain-containing protein, which yields MIVADRKSLPEILAMVENDKKILIIGCKGCVTVCNVGGLKEVEILASVIKIARKKNGNDIEIDTQVLERQCDTEYVAGISDTVGDYDAVVSLACGVGPQFLSEMYKDQTFYPGVNTTFFGGATQHGIWEERCAGCGTCVIHDFGGLCPISRCAKSLMNGPCGGSSNGICEVNKDTVCVWDLIVRKKMEAGKLEDLMGLKGIKNWRTARDGGPRRSIREELVKGNI from the coding sequence ATGATAGTAGCAGATCGAAAATCTCTTCCTGAGATATTGGCGATGGTTGAAAATGATAAAAAAATTCTCATCATCGGGTGCAAAGGGTGCGTTACTGTCTGTAATGTCGGGGGATTAAAGGAGGTTGAAATACTGGCCTCGGTAATTAAAATCGCCAGAAAGAAAAATGGAAACGACATTGAAATTGATACTCAGGTTCTGGAAAGACAGTGCGACACCGAATATGTGGCCGGGATAAGCGATACCGTAGGGGATTATGATGCGGTTGTATCTCTTGCCTGCGGCGTGGGGCCCCAGTTTTTATCTGAAATGTACAAAGACCAGACCTTTTATCCCGGGGTCAACACCACCTTTTTCGGCGGTGCCACCCAGCACGGGATCTGGGAGGAGAGGTGCGCGGGCTGCGGCACCTGTGTGATTCACGATTTCGGCGGGCTGTGCCCCATATCAAGGTGTGCCAAAAGCCTTATGAACGGCCCCTGCGGCGGATCATCCAACGGGATTTGCGAGGTAAACAAAGACACGGTGTGTGTCTGGGATTTGATTGTCCGCAAAAAAATGGAGGCTGGAAAACTCGAAGACCTGATGGGTCTCAAGGGGATAAAAAACTGGCGCACGGCACGGGATGGCGGACCGAGAAGAAGCATACGCGAAGAATTGGTCAAGGGCAACATATAA